From one Variovorax sp. PBL-H6 genomic stretch:
- a CDS encoding YodC family protein, translating to MATAAPTFKIGDTVRLKSGGPEMTVNSVPDHYNSHYNCQWFAGKKLESGGFQPAAIELVEKE from the coding sequence ATGGCAACAGCAGCACCCACATTCAAGATCGGCGACACTGTGAGGCTCAAATCGGGCGGCCCTGAGATGACCGTCAATAGCGTGCCCGACCACTACAACTCGCATTACAACTGCCAATGGTTTGCTGGCAAGAAGCTCGAATCGGGCGGATTTCAGCCAGCGGCGATTGAGCTTGTCGAGAAAGAGTAA
- a CDS encoding SDR family oxidoreductase, with protein MTTTVPRKIALVTGAGSGIGRAVTLGLLNDGWSVVLAGRRAEPLQALATEAEARGQSALAVPTDVTVPDSVDALFATVERTHGRLDLLFNNAGVNAPAVPIDELPLEKWFGVMDTNVTGVFLCARAAFGLMRRQSPQGGRIINNGSISAHTPRPFTAPYTASKHAVTGITKALALDGRAFNIVASQIDVGNALTELSERMTRGVLQANGSVAAEPMMEAIHVANAVRHIAAMPLEANILNMTIMASTMPFIGRG; from the coding sequence TTGACGACAACCGTCCCCCGAAAAATCGCACTGGTCACCGGTGCCGGCAGTGGCATCGGCCGCGCCGTGACGCTCGGCTTGTTGAACGACGGCTGGTCCGTCGTGCTGGCAGGCCGTCGCGCCGAGCCGCTGCAGGCGTTAGCGACTGAGGCCGAAGCGCGCGGGCAATCGGCACTCGCCGTGCCTACCGACGTCACCGTGCCAGACAGCGTCGATGCGTTGTTCGCCACCGTCGAGCGCACCCATGGCCGACTGGATCTGCTGTTCAACAACGCTGGCGTCAACGCTCCTGCCGTCCCGATCGACGAACTGCCGCTGGAAAAATGGTTCGGCGTGATGGACACCAACGTCACGGGCGTGTTCCTGTGCGCACGCGCGGCCTTCGGTTTGATGCGCCGCCAGTCGCCGCAAGGCGGGCGCATCATCAACAACGGTTCGATCTCGGCGCACACGCCGCGCCCCTTTACGGCACCCTACACAGCCAGCAAGCACGCGGTGACGGGAATCACCAAGGCCCTGGCACTGGACGGCCGCGCATTCAACATCGTGGCCAGCCAGATCGACGTCGGCAACGCGTTGACCGAGCTGTCCGAGCGCATGACGCGCGGAGTGCTGCAGGCCAATGGCAGCGTCGCTGCCGAACCCATGATGGAGGCGATCCACGTCGCCAACGCTGTCCGGCATATCGCGGCGATGCCGCTGGAAGCCAACATCCTGAACATGACCATCATGGCCAGCACCATGCCTTTCATCGGGCGCGGCTGA
- a CDS encoding YodC family protein: MATGNSFKLGERVQLNVGGPTMSVKRITTGTPPNYECQWFAGKKLDSGIFAPEQLVRVTDDDAA, encoded by the coding sequence ATGGCAACAGGAAACTCTTTCAAGCTTGGCGAACGCGTCCAGCTGAACGTGGGTGGCCCCACGATGTCCGTCAAGCGCATCACGACCGGTACGCCGCCGAATTACGAATGCCAGTGGTTTGCGGGCAAGAAGCTGGACAGTGGAATCTTTGCCCCTGAGCAGCTGGTTCGAGTTACGGACGACGACGCTGCGTAA
- a CDS encoding response regulator, whose product MQGLAQDILLVEDNPGDARLIRELLIDEVGREGFRMRDARTLAEALQRIVEQRPDMVVLDLSLPDSFGLETLFRIQSHDALLPIIVLTGNEDRAVALAAVKAGAQDFLVKQDLSGRLLVKTLEYARERKHNETRLRVSEARFRSLAELSSDWYWEQDTEHRLTYLSDGLLEKSGVDPAALLGRGWHEAASGGAVAAWATLHSALASRQPFQDFVFRHASDGAEALHISISGVPVFDNGAFAGYRGLGEDVSSRERAAAHLRGSEERFRQMLDTGRDGVLMLAADGAISFCNRRAASLLGAEATELLGRRLDDMLVREASSIVPAKDPQEERGAALRRADGSTVSVMESLYPMTGLDGAHAGTLAILTDLTVHKQREERVHELAALAAQKSEAERVSHAKSRFMAAVSHDLRQPMHALGLFIDDLKCAKLPKHVYPVLDHMESALHSTQSLLDSILIMSRLETGMIAPNFMAFPLEPLLARLRSAFGLAARQKNVRFVVASSPLTVYSDPALLERVMTNLVSNALRYTDKGGVIVACRPSGRDVRLEVWDSGIGIPAEHQEAVFREFYRIERSEGDQGALGLGLAIVRSCTQLLGCPVQLRSVPGRGSRFSLRVPLSEARQELSVSAQVQPPDDSTGARFDGLRVLLIDDDALILEGTRKLLERWGCHVMSALTGSQADAVLAHEAVLPDLVISDLRLDAGELGTEIVARIRSRYRPGLPAVLVSGDTSLQTARFVRQHGLPLLYKPVAPVRLRAVIAKLCGG is encoded by the coding sequence ATGCAAGGACTCGCGCAAGACATCCTGCTGGTCGAGGACAACCCCGGCGACGCGCGACTGATCCGGGAGCTGCTGATCGACGAGGTGGGCCGTGAAGGTTTCCGGATGCGCGACGCACGCACGCTGGCCGAAGCCCTGCAGCGCATCGTCGAGCAGCGACCCGACATGGTCGTGCTGGACCTGTCCCTGCCCGACAGCTTCGGACTTGAAACGCTCTTCAGGATCCAGAGCCACGACGCGCTGTTGCCCATCATCGTGTTGACGGGGAACGAGGACCGGGCCGTGGCGCTCGCAGCGGTGAAGGCGGGCGCGCAGGACTTCCTGGTCAAGCAGGACCTGTCCGGCCGCCTCCTGGTCAAGACGCTGGAGTACGCGCGCGAGCGCAAGCACAACGAGACCAGGCTCCGAGTGAGCGAAGCGCGCTTTCGCAGCCTGGCCGAACTCTCGTCGGACTGGTACTGGGAGCAGGACACCGAGCATCGGCTGACCTATCTTTCCGACGGGTTGCTGGAGAAGTCGGGCGTCGACCCTGCGGCGTTGCTGGGCCGTGGCTGGCACGAGGCTGCTTCGGGTGGCGCAGTCGCAGCCTGGGCGACGCTTCATTCGGCATTGGCGAGCAGGCAGCCCTTTCAGGACTTCGTATTCCGGCATGCGAGCGACGGTGCGGAGGCTTTGCACATCAGCATCAGCGGCGTGCCGGTTTTCGACAACGGGGCGTTCGCAGGGTACCGCGGCCTGGGCGAGGACGTCAGCTCGCGCGAACGTGCGGCGGCGCATCTGCGCGGCAGCGAGGAGCGTTTTAGGCAGATGCTGGACACGGGCCGCGACGGCGTCCTCATGCTGGCCGCCGACGGCGCGATCTCGTTCTGCAACAGGCGGGCAGCGAGTCTGCTCGGGGCCGAGGCGACGGAGCTCCTGGGACGCCGACTGGACGACATGCTGGTGCGTGAGGCATCGTCGATCGTGCCCGCCAAGGACCCGCAAGAGGAGCGTGGCGCTGCCCTCAGACGCGCTGATGGGAGCACCGTCTCCGTGATGGAGTCGCTCTATCCGATGACGGGTCTGGATGGCGCGCACGCCGGGACGCTGGCGATCCTGACGGATCTGACGGTCCACAAGCAACGCGAGGAACGGGTGCATGAGCTTGCCGCGCTTGCCGCACAGAAAAGCGAGGCGGAACGTGTGAGCCACGCGAAATCCCGCTTCATGGCGGCCGTGAGCCACGACCTTCGGCAGCCGATGCACGCATTGGGGCTGTTCATCGACGATCTCAAGTGCGCGAAGCTGCCCAAGCACGTGTATCCAGTCCTGGATCACATGGAGTCCGCGCTCCATTCCACGCAGTCGCTGCTCGATTCGATCTTGATCATGTCGAGACTGGAGACGGGGATGATCGCCCCGAACTTCATGGCCTTTCCACTGGAGCCGCTGCTTGCAAGGCTGCGCTCGGCGTTCGGGCTCGCCGCGCGGCAGAAGAACGTTCGCTTCGTCGTCGCGTCGTCGCCATTGACCGTCTACAGCGACCCGGCGCTGCTGGAGCGCGTCATGACCAACCTCGTTTCCAATGCGCTGCGATATACCGACAAGGGCGGTGTGATCGTCGCTTGCCGTCCGTCGGGCCGGGATGTACGGCTTGAAGTCTGGGACAGCGGAATCGGCATTCCCGCCGAGCACCAGGAAGCCGTCTTCCGCGAGTTCTACCGGATCGAGAGGAGCGAGGGCGACCAGGGCGCGCTCGGCTTGGGCTTGGCCATCGTCCGCAGCTGTACCCAACTGCTGGGATGCCCCGTGCAGCTTCGATCCGTACCGGGCAGAGGTTCGAGGTTCTCGTTGCGCGTGCCCTTGAGCGAGGCGCGCCAGGAGCTATCGGTGTCGGCGCAGGTCCAGCCGCCGGACGACTCGACCGGCGCTCGCTTCGATGGCCTTCGGGTGCTGTTGATCGACGACGACGCATTGATCCTCGAGGGAACGCGAAAACTCCTGGAGCGCTGGGGATGCCACGTGATGTCGGCGCTCACGGGGTCCCAGGCCGACGCCGTGCTCGCGCACGAGGCCGTCTTGCCCGACCTGGTCATCTCCGACCTCCGGCTCGATGCCGGCGAACTGGGCACGGAGATCGTGGCCCGCATACGTAGCCGCTACAGGCCCGGTCTGCCGGCCGTGCTCGTGTCGGGCGACACGTCGTTGCAAACGGCGCGCTTTGTCCGCCAGCATGGCCTGCCGTTGCTCTACAAACCGGTTGCTCCGGTACGCCTGCGTGCTGTCATTGCCAAGCTTTGCGGTGGATAG
- a CDS encoding Bug family tripartite tricarboxylate transporter substrate binding protein has product MQLTSLFKLMAVAAALAVAPTLASAQAYPNRAIKIIVPAPPGGAIDTIARVVGDKLAASLGQPVVVDNRPGASNNLGTDALAKSAPDGYTIGIVGGSHNTNKFLFKNLGWDPEKSFEPIVYTHEVPLVFAIYPQIPAKTLPEFIAWMKANPNDAKVATSGRGSAQEMAAEMFRMASGTQMLLVPYKGSAAAQPDLIAGRTALYIDTISAIQSQVKGGNVRAIAVSTRKRISSLPDVPTAEEQGLKGYDANTNGGFLAPAGTPKAIVAKLNAEINAALKLPDVRSKLEAAGIEIQGGTPQEYAALIKSDLAKWGKVVKEAGISAE; this is encoded by the coding sequence ATGCAATTGACTTCCCTGTTCAAGCTTATGGCCGTCGCGGCGGCCCTGGCCGTGGCGCCGACCCTCGCGTCAGCCCAGGCCTATCCGAATCGCGCGATCAAGATCATCGTGCCGGCCCCGCCAGGCGGCGCCATCGACACCATTGCGCGCGTGGTCGGAGACAAGTTGGCGGCCTCGCTGGGTCAGCCCGTGGTCGTCGATAACCGCCCCGGTGCATCCAACAATCTCGGCACCGACGCGCTCGCCAAGTCGGCGCCTGATGGCTATACGATCGGCATCGTGGGCGGTAGCCACAACACTAACAAGTTCCTGTTCAAGAACCTTGGATGGGACCCGGAGAAAAGCTTCGAGCCCATCGTCTACACGCACGAAGTGCCGCTGGTGTTCGCCATCTATCCGCAAATTCCGGCCAAGACGCTGCCCGAGTTCATCGCCTGGATGAAGGCCAATCCGAACGACGCCAAGGTCGCCACCTCCGGCCGCGGCAGCGCCCAGGAAATGGCGGCTGAGATGTTCCGCATGGCGAGCGGCACGCAGATGCTGCTCGTTCCCTACAAGGGCTCGGCGGCGGCCCAACCCGACCTGATCGCTGGGCGCACCGCCCTTTATATCGACACCATCAGCGCGATCCAGTCGCAGGTGAAAGGCGGCAACGTCCGTGCAATTGCCGTGTCGACCCGCAAGCGGATATCCTCGTTGCCGGACGTGCCGACAGCAGAAGAGCAGGGGCTCAAAGGTTACGACGCCAACACCAACGGGGGGTTCCTGGCGCCCGCCGGCACGCCCAAGGCGATCGTCGCGAAGCTCAATGCCGAGATCAATGCGGCGCTTAAATTGCCTGACGTGCGAAGCAAGCTGGAAGCTGCCGGCATCGAGATCCAGGGCGGGACGCCGCAGGAGTACGCCGCTCTCATCAAGTCCGATCTCGCCAAATGGGGCAAGGTCGTCAAGGAGGCGGGAATCTCGGCGGAGTGA
- a CDS encoding class 1 fructose-bisphosphatase, which yields MPNNVSLTRYLIEQQRADGLIPGQLRLLLEVVARACKSISQAVNKGALGNVLGSAESENVQGEVQKKLDIIANEVLIEANEWGGHLAAMASEEMDSIYVVPNRYPQGEYLLLFDPLDGSSNIDVNVSIGTIFSVLKKPEGSPGVQESDFLQAGSKQVAAGYCIYGPQTTLVLTVGSGVAMFTLDREQGSFMLTQEDIQIPADSKEFAVNMSNMRHWDAPVKRYIDECLAGKDGPRGKDFNMRWIASMVADVHRILMRGGVFLYPWDKREPEKAGKLRLMYEANPMSWLVEQAGGAATNGRRRILDLEPAKLHERVAVVLGSKNEVERLTGYHEPL from the coding sequence ATGCCCAATAATGTTTCGCTCACCCGCTACCTCATCGAACAGCAGCGCGCCGACGGCCTGATCCCCGGCCAGCTGCGCCTTCTGCTCGAAGTGGTGGCACGTGCCTGCAAGAGCATCAGCCAGGCCGTCAACAAGGGTGCGCTGGGCAACGTGCTCGGCTCGGCCGAGAGCGAGAACGTGCAGGGCGAAGTCCAGAAGAAGCTCGACATCATCGCCAACGAGGTCCTGATCGAGGCCAACGAATGGGGCGGCCACCTGGCTGCCATGGCCAGCGAGGAGATGGACAGCATCTACGTGGTGCCCAACCGCTACCCCCAGGGCGAGTACCTGCTGCTGTTCGACCCGTTGGACGGCTCCAGCAACATCGACGTCAACGTCAGCATCGGCACCATCTTCAGCGTGCTGAAGAAGCCCGAGGGCTCGCCCGGTGTGCAGGAGTCCGACTTCCTGCAGGCCGGCAGCAAGCAGGTCGCGGCCGGCTACTGCATCTATGGCCCGCAAACCACGCTGGTGCTGACCGTGGGCAGCGGCGTGGCGATGTTCACGCTGGACCGCGAGCAGGGTTCGTTCATGCTCACGCAGGAGGACATCCAGATCCCGGCCGACAGCAAGGAGTTCGCCGTCAACATGAGCAACATGCGGCACTGGGACGCCCCGGTAAAGCGCTACATCGACGAATGCCTGGCCGGCAAGGACGGCCCGCGCGGCAAGGACTTCAACATGCGCTGGATCGCCAGCATGGTGGCCGACGTGCATCGCATCCTGATGCGCGGCGGCGTCTTCCTGTACCCCTGGGACAAGCGCGAACCCGAGAAGGCCGGGAAGCTGCGCCTGATGTACGAGGCCAATCCCATGAGCTGGCTGGTCGAGCAGGCCGGCGGCGCCGCCACCAATGGCCGCCGACGCATCCTCGACCTGGAGCCCGCCAAGCTGCACGAGCGGGTGGCTGTGGTCTTGGGATCGAAGAACGAGGTCGAGCGGCTGACCGGGTATCACGAGCCGCTATAA
- a CDS encoding citrate synthase family protein, protein MDEVCSLLGVRPQTVYAYVSRGKIEVMTDPADSRRSLYRAEDASGLARRKKAGRKHETLAVNALFGSEPSIPTALCAFFRGRLYYRGQDAVSMAAAANLEEVARLLWDAEQPVDFSSPAALPSPGSGKPGRGVAFASLAALAATGHSTRGRLTRVLHGEAQSLVGQLANAFGARHGAKPLHLRFAQGWKQSAKVAELLRTAMVLLADHELTSSAFVSRIAASTGASLPACVLAGLTTLSGPLHGDASGQVAALFSEVERLGEDRVLAHYLSTGLPLPGFGHPLYPDGDPRAAALLALFEPPPVIARFIHKATQLTGLNPNIDVALAGLVAHHRLPTDAAFGLFATARSVGLLAHSLEQLGVGQVIRPRGRYVGPAPEASHGSVP, encoded by the coding sequence ATGGACGAGGTGTGCAGCCTCCTGGGGGTGCGTCCCCAGACGGTTTACGCTTACGTGAGCCGCGGCAAGATCGAGGTCATGACGGATCCCGCCGACTCTCGCCGCAGCCTGTATCGCGCCGAGGATGCGTCGGGGCTGGCCAGACGCAAGAAGGCCGGCCGCAAACACGAGACGCTCGCCGTCAATGCGTTGTTCGGTTCCGAACCCAGCATTCCAACAGCGCTTTGCGCCTTCTTCCGCGGTCGCCTCTATTACCGCGGACAGGACGCGGTGAGCATGGCCGCCGCCGCCAATCTGGAAGAAGTGGCCCGTCTGTTGTGGGATGCGGAGCAACCCGTTGACTTTTCTTCCCCTGCGGCGCTTCCGTCCCCGGGCTCAGGCAAGCCTGGGCGCGGTGTTGCGTTCGCTTCGCTCGCCGCTCTGGCTGCGACCGGACATTCCACCCGTGGACGCCTGACGCGGGTGCTGCACGGCGAGGCTCAGAGTCTGGTGGGTCAACTGGCGAATGCGTTCGGCGCGCGGCACGGCGCCAAGCCCTTGCACCTGCGCTTTGCCCAAGGATGGAAGCAATCGGCCAAGGTGGCTGAGTTGCTGAGAACGGCTATGGTGTTGCTGGCCGATCACGAACTCACCAGTTCTGCGTTCGTCTCGCGCATCGCGGCATCAACGGGCGCCTCGTTGCCGGCCTGCGTGCTGGCCGGGTTGACGACGCTTTCGGGCCCACTGCATGGCGACGCCTCCGGCCAGGTGGCGGCGCTGTTCAGCGAGGTGGAAAGGCTCGGCGAAGACCGCGTGTTGGCCCACTACCTGTCGACCGGCTTGCCTTTGCCGGGATTTGGTCATCCGCTCTATCCAGACGGGGACCCGCGTGCGGCCGCTTTGCTGGCGCTGTTCGAACCCCCGCCGGTGATTGCGCGCTTCATCCACAAGGCGACGCAACTCACCGGCCTGAATCCCAACATCGACGTAGCCCTGGCCGGCCTGGTTGCACACCATCGGCTGCCCACAGATGCCGCTTTCGGTCTGTTCGCCACGGCGCGCAGTGTCGGGTTGCTCGCGCACAGCCTGGAGCAACTCGGCGTCGGTCAGGTCATCCGGCCCCGCGGGCGCTATGTGGGTCCGGCGCCTGAGGCATCGCATGGCAGCGTGCCCTGA
- a CDS encoding response regulator — protein MAQILLVEDNPADMRLTLEALKECQVLCNLHWVKDGVEALDYLHRRNEHAGSPRPDLILLDLNLPRLDGREVLANIKAHPRLRRIPTVILSTSKDEEDILRCYELHANCYITKDPLNFDSFLEMIRSIDRFWLSVVSLPPRTDEP, from the coding sequence ATGGCGCAGATCCTGCTGGTGGAAGACAACCCTGCGGACATGCGGTTGACGCTGGAAGCCTTGAAGGAGTGCCAAGTTCTTTGCAATCTGCACTGGGTCAAGGATGGCGTCGAAGCGCTTGACTACCTGCATCGCCGCAACGAGCATGCAGGTTCGCCGAGGCCCGACCTGATCCTCCTCGATCTCAATCTGCCGCGGCTCGATGGCCGCGAAGTCCTTGCCAACATCAAGGCACACCCTCGGTTGCGCCGCATTCCGACGGTGATCCTGAGCACGTCGAAGGACGAGGAGGACATCCTTCGCTGCTACGAGCTGCACGCCAACTGCTACATCACGAAGGATCCCCTGAACTTCGACAGTTTCCTCGAGATGATCCGGTCCATCGATCGCTTCTGGTTGTCAGTCGTGTCGCTGCCGCCCCGCACCGACGAGCCATAG
- a CDS encoding 2-hydroxyacid dehydrogenase — translation MKSQVLQLNPILIPAINDKLASLYTVHRLFELSDHEAWLRQHGGSIEAVITGGHTGISRAMLEQLPGLKVVAINGVGTDAVDLAYCRERRLPVTATLGALTEDVADLAIGLLIAACRNLCAGDRFVRDGQWELRPQPSAIPLARRFSGMRLGIVGLGRVGRAVALRAAAFGCPISYTDLHPMDGVAHRFVPSLVDLARDSDALVLCAAADKAEGIVDAAVLEALGPRGFLVNVARGRLVNEADLTQALAKGGIAGAGLDVFVDEPRVPALLRQSDRVTLQAHRASATWETRTAMGQMVLDSVASALAGERPALSLTT, via the coding sequence ATGAAATCCCAGGTCCTGCAACTCAATCCGATCCTGATCCCTGCGATCAACGACAAGCTCGCATCGCTTTACACGGTGCACAGGCTCTTCGAGCTGTCTGACCACGAGGCCTGGCTGCGCCAACATGGAGGCTCGATCGAAGCGGTGATCACCGGCGGCCACACCGGAATCTCGCGGGCGATGCTCGAGCAATTGCCGGGGCTCAAGGTGGTGGCGATCAACGGCGTCGGCACCGACGCAGTCGATCTGGCGTACTGCCGGGAGCGTCGCCTGCCCGTCACCGCGACGCTCGGCGCGTTGACCGAAGACGTGGCGGATCTGGCCATCGGGCTCCTTATCGCCGCGTGCAGAAACCTGTGCGCCGGCGACCGCTTCGTGCGCGATGGGCAGTGGGAGCTTCGCCCCCAGCCCAGCGCCATTCCCCTGGCCCGGCGCTTCAGCGGCATGCGCCTGGGCATCGTCGGCCTGGGGCGGGTGGGGCGCGCCGTCGCGCTCCGGGCGGCGGCCTTCGGCTGTCCGATCAGCTACACCGACCTGCATCCGATGGACGGTGTCGCGCACCGCTTCGTGCCGTCTCTGGTCGACCTCGCGCGCGACTCCGATGCGCTGGTTCTCTGCGCGGCTGCGGACAAGGCTGAAGGCATCGTCGATGCAGCCGTGCTCGAAGCGCTGGGTCCCCGCGGCTTCCTGGTGAACGTCGCCCGTGGCCGCCTGGTCAACGAGGCCGACCTGACGCAGGCGCTCGCCAAGGGGGGCATTGCCGGGGCCGGCCTGGACGTGTTTGTCGATGAACCACGCGTTCCCGCATTGCTGCGCCAGTCGGACCGCGTCACGCTCCAGGCCCACCGCGCCAGCGCCACTTGGGAGACCAGGACGGCCATGGGCCAGATGGTGCTCGACAGCGTCGCCAGCGCCCTGGCGGGCGAGCGTCCGGCACTGAGCCTGACAACCTGA
- a CDS encoding DUF6953 family protein, whose product MKADEVAQWMLAQVEKDGCIYQDDVVDHLVKAKADDLLRENADGNLVIGKAVLDAFKKITETTVVWVRSEFYWRWRVAEDEPGREARG is encoded by the coding sequence GTGAAGGCTGACGAAGTCGCACAGTGGATGCTTGCGCAGGTCGAGAAGGACGGCTGCATCTATCAAGACGATGTGGTTGATCACTTGGTCAAGGCCAAGGCTGACGACCTGCTTCGAGAGAACGCGGACGGCAATCTTGTAATCGGCAAAGCCGTTCTGGATGCGTTCAAGAAGATCACAGAGACGACCGTTGTGTGGGTCCGCTCTGAGTTCTACTGGCGCTGGCGAGTAGCTGAAGACGAACCAGGCCGCGAAGCCCGAGGATGA